A single region of the Rhizobium grahamii genome encodes:
- a CDS encoding M20 aminoacylase family protein, which translates to MTIHQSVDSVADEAKEWRRHIHQNPELLFDLPETAAFVAEKLRQFGCDDVATGIAKSGVVAVIEGQKGPGKTIGLRCDMDALPMSEQTNLPYASKVANRMHACGHDGHTAMLLATAKCLASARDFAGKVVLIFQPAEEGGGGARVMVEEGLLDRFGIDEVYGMHNEPGLDIGSFATRSGPFMAGADRFVVTINGRGGHAASPNLTRDPVLVSAHMITALQSIASRFTDPFDPVVVSVTFMAGGNDQALNVIPASAKIGGTIRTMQPETRAAVEQRFRDIVAMTAKLFETEAEITWIPGYPVTVNDIERTKAAAAAAAKVAGEERVDTSYAPSMGAEDFAYLLEKRPGAIILIGNGDSAYLHHPAYDFNDKAIAHGVRYWLSLVEQELGAR; encoded by the coding sequence ATGACCATCCACCAATCTGTCGACAGCGTTGCTGATGAAGCCAAGGAATGGCGGCGCCACATTCATCAAAACCCCGAACTCCTGTTCGACCTGCCGGAGACGGCCGCCTTTGTTGCCGAGAAGTTGCGGCAATTCGGTTGCGACGACGTCGCGACTGGTATTGCGAAATCGGGCGTGGTTGCGGTCATCGAGGGGCAGAAAGGTCCGGGAAAGACGATCGGTCTGCGCTGCGACATGGACGCCTTGCCGATGTCCGAGCAGACCAACCTGCCATATGCCTCCAAGGTGGCAAACAGGATGCATGCCTGCGGTCATGACGGCCATACCGCAATGTTGCTCGCCACGGCAAAATGCCTCGCCTCGGCACGCGATTTCGCCGGCAAGGTCGTGTTGATCTTCCAGCCCGCCGAAGAGGGCGGTGGTGGTGCACGCGTCATGGTCGAGGAAGGCCTTCTCGATCGATTTGGGATCGACGAAGTCTACGGCATGCACAATGAGCCGGGCCTCGACATCGGCTCCTTCGCAACACGCAGTGGCCCGTTCATGGCCGGCGCCGACCGGTTCGTCGTGACGATCAATGGCAGGGGTGGACACGCGGCATCCCCGAACCTCACACGGGATCCGGTTCTGGTGAGTGCCCATATGATCACGGCACTGCAGTCGATCGCCTCGCGCTTTACTGATCCTTTTGATCCGGTCGTCGTCTCGGTTACCTTCATGGCCGGTGGAAACGATCAGGCGCTCAACGTCATTCCCGCTTCTGCGAAGATTGGCGGCACGATCAGAACGATGCAGCCGGAGACGCGAGCGGCGGTGGAGCAGCGGTTCCGCGATATCGTTGCCATGACCGCAAAGCTCTTCGAGACGGAAGCCGAGATCACCTGGATTCCAGGCTACCCGGTGACTGTAAACGACATCGAGAGAACCAAGGCAGCCGCCGCGGCTGCGGCTAAGGTTGCAGGCGAAGAACGCGTCGATACCAGCTATGCGCCTTCGATGGGAGCGGAGGATTTCGCCTACCTGTTGGAAAAGCGGCCCGGCGCGATCATCCTAATCGGGAATGGCGACAGTGCCTATCTTCATCACCCGGCCTATGACTTCAACGACAAGGCGATCGCTCATGGCGTCAGATATTGGCTGTCGCTCGTCGAGCAGGAGTTGGGCGCTCGGTAA
- a CDS encoding DUF982 domain-containing protein — protein sequence MNWNTGSDFAPLMLVMSRGEKYRFVGSLLDVAETLIGAWPCDDGDEYMEAVKVCLEAIEGSLSAEDARSALIKAAGEASIPVIAVLH from the coding sequence ATGAATTGGAACACTGGTAGCGACTTCGCACCCTTGATGCTGGTGATGAGCCGCGGAGAGAAATACAGGTTCGTCGGCTCGCTTCTGGATGTCGCGGAGACACTTATCGGCGCCTGGCCATGTGATGACGGTGACGAATACATGGAGGCGGTCAAGGTCTGCCTGGAGGCAATCGAGGGAAGCCTCTCAGCGGAAGACGCCCGCTCCGCGCTCATCAAGGCCGCTGGCGAAGCGAGCATTCCAGTAATAGCCGTCTTGCACTAA
- a CDS encoding helix-turn-helix transcriptional regulator, whose protein sequence is MSTDLEALFSAFDGTVGKVSMSDAEFGETFRRMMAALVRFDYVVVFAYRGKERPIDLFSTFDAEEHVVFVTLYQAGPYLLDPFYHTARERRQGVMRMRELAPDRFFSSEYYRTYYVQTGLAEEIGFFVNAEDDITIVLSLMRREETGPFPSGEFAILRKVEPLVASMVRHYWAGLASRFDAQLATHGKRRQRREQDGSLGASDAVWRDLNLTSREAAIVELVLQGHSSESIGLKLSISTGTVKVHRRNVYRKLGISSQTQLLSLYLKHFQ, encoded by the coding sequence ATGAGTACCGACCTTGAAGCATTGTTCAGCGCCTTCGATGGCACGGTCGGAAAGGTGTCGATGTCGGATGCCGAGTTCGGCGAAACCTTCCGTCGGATGATGGCCGCGCTGGTGCGCTTCGACTATGTCGTGGTGTTTGCCTACCGCGGTAAAGAACGCCCCATCGATCTCTTCAGCACGTTCGATGCCGAGGAGCATGTGGTCTTCGTGACCCTCTATCAGGCAGGTCCCTACCTCCTCGATCCGTTCTATCATACGGCGCGAGAGCGTCGCCAAGGCGTCATGCGCATGCGTGAGCTCGCACCAGATCGCTTCTTCTCGAGCGAGTACTATCGCACATACTACGTCCAGACGGGGCTGGCGGAGGAGATCGGCTTCTTCGTCAATGCAGAAGACGACATCACCATCGTCCTCTCCCTAATGCGCCGCGAAGAGACCGGGCCGTTTCCCTCCGGAGAGTTTGCGATATTGCGGAAAGTCGAACCACTGGTGGCGAGCATGGTCCGCCACTACTGGGCAGGGCTGGCGTCCCGCTTCGACGCACAACTGGCGACGCATGGAAAGCGGCGTCAGAGGCGGGAGCAGGACGGAAGCCTGGGGGCCTCAGACGCCGTCTGGCGTGACCTCAATCTCACGAGCCGTGAAGCGGCGATCGTCGAACTGGTTCTGCAAGGACACTCCTCGGAATCAATCGGCCTTAAGCTCAGCATCTCGACCGGGACCGTGAAGGTCCATCGGCGCAACGTCTATCGGAAGCTTGGCATCTCCTCTCAGACGCAGCTGCTTTCCCTCTACCTCAAGCACTTTCAGTAG
- a CDS encoding ABC transporter ATP-binding protein, whose translation MASASTNDIEFCSVTKNYGAVTAVTDINLNVPKGAFLALLGPSGCGKTTCLRMIGGFEQPSEGKVLIDGREMNGVPAYRRPVNMVFQHYALFPHFNVEQNVAYGLKQMRPRIEAAEINRRVGEALEMVRLGGFAKRRIHEMSGGQQQRVALARAIVNRPSVLLLDEPLAALDKKLRSAMQIELQTLQRELGITFVLVTHDQEEALSMADVVCVMSAGQIRQLGTPQEVYDRPADLFVADFVGKTNRIHAQMEADGTTLRLADGSAVASSRRLAPGEAIAAVRPEAIHLSRDKVSSGVSFRGTVTHRIFLGSSAEYAVTVPGLGDFLITADRRGANESDLVEPGEEVFMGFDPAAIHVFPASNA comes from the coding sequence GTGGCATCCGCTTCGACGAACGATATCGAATTTTGTTCGGTCACAAAGAATTATGGCGCTGTGACCGCTGTGACGGACATCAATCTCAATGTGCCCAAGGGAGCGTTCCTTGCGCTGCTTGGGCCGTCTGGTTGTGGCAAGACGACATGCCTGCGCATGATCGGCGGCTTCGAGCAGCCGAGCGAGGGCAAGGTGCTCATCGACGGGCGCGAGATGAATGGCGTCCCGGCCTATCGGCGCCCGGTCAACATGGTGTTCCAGCACTACGCCCTGTTTCCGCATTTCAATGTCGAGCAGAACGTTGCCTACGGCCTGAAGCAGATGCGTCCGAGGATCGAGGCGGCTGAAATTAATCGGCGCGTCGGCGAAGCGCTTGAGATGGTACGCCTCGGCGGCTTCGCGAAGCGGCGCATTCATGAAATGTCAGGTGGCCAGCAGCAGCGCGTTGCGCTGGCACGCGCGATCGTCAACCGTCCTTCCGTGCTGCTGCTCGATGAGCCACTCGCAGCGCTGGACAAGAAGCTGCGTTCCGCGATGCAGATCGAGTTGCAGACGCTGCAGCGTGAGCTCGGCATCACCTTCGTCCTCGTCACCCACGACCAGGAAGAGGCACTGTCGATGGCAGATGTCGTGTGCGTCATGAGCGCCGGTCAGATCCGGCAGCTAGGAACGCCTCAGGAGGTCTACGACCGTCCTGCCGATCTTTTCGTCGCGGATTTTGTCGGCAAGACGAACCGCATCCACGCGCAAATGGAAGCTGACGGGACGACGCTTCGGCTGGCTGATGGCTCGGCCGTCGCCTCCAGCCGGCGCCTCGCGCCTGGAGAGGCGATTGCCGCCGTTCGGCCTGAGGCTATTCACCTTTCGCGCGATAAGGTTTCCTCCGGGGTCTCCTTCAGGGGGACGGTCACGCATCGCATATTCCTCGGTTCGTCAGCCGAATACGCGGTGACCGTGCCTGGGCTCGGTGATTTCCTGATCACCGCCGATCGGCGCGGCGCTAACGAAAGCGACCTCGTCGAACCGGGCGAGGAGGTTTTCATGGGGTTTGACCCCGCAGCGATACACGTCTTTCCAGCATCGAATGCATAA